From the Suncus etruscus isolate mSunEtr1 chromosome 19, mSunEtr1.pri.cur, whole genome shotgun sequence genome, one window contains:
- the LOC125997379 gene encoding ubiquitin-conjugating enzyme E2 B-like, with protein sequence MSTPAQRRLMRDFKRLQEDPPVGVSGAPSENNIMQWNAVIFGPEGTPFEDGTFKLVIEFSEEYPNKLPTIRFLSKMFHPNVYADGSICLDILQNRCSPTYDISSILTSIQSLLDKPNPNSPANSQAAQLYQENKREYEKRVSAIVEQRWNDS encoded by the coding sequence ATGTCGACCCCGGCCCAGAGGAGGCTCATGCGGGATTTCAAGCGATTGCAAGAGGACCCACCTGTGGGTGTTAGTGGTGCGCCATCTGAAAACAACATCATGCAGTGGAATGCAGTTATATTTGGACCAGAAGGGACACCTTTTGAAGATGGTACTTTTAAACTAGTAATAGAATTTTCTGAAGAATATCCAAATAAACTACCAACTATTAGGTTCCTATCCAAAATGTTTCATCCAAATGTGTATGCTGATGGTAGCATATGTTTAGATATACTTCAGAATCGATGTAGTCCAACATATGATATATCTTCTATCCTAACATCAATTCAGTCTCTGCTGGATAAACCGAATCCAAACAGTCCAGCCAACAGCCAGGCAGCACAGCTTTATCAGGAAAACAAACGAGAATATGAGAAAAGAGTTTCAGCCATTGTTGAACAACGCTGGAATGATTCATAA